From Pirellulales bacterium, the proteins below share one genomic window:
- a CDS encoding pyridoxine 5'-phosphate synthase, whose product MALLGVNIDHVATVRQARRTNEPDPVWAAALAELGGADGITIHLREDRRHILDRDLRLLRETVAVKLNLELACDDEIVGIACQFVPPQATLVPERREEVTTEGGLDVVGQRARVERAVGRLRDAGIEASLFLDPDLKQIEAARAVGADAVELHTGAYALAPPGAAQQEELAALQTAAKAILDAGLTLHAGHGLTYRNVKPIAAIPGMGELNIGHSIIARAIMVGLRDAVREMKALIS is encoded by the coding sequence ATGGCACTGTTGGGTGTGAATATCGATCACGTGGCGACGGTGCGCCAGGCGCGCCGCACCAATGAGCCGGATCCGGTCTGGGCCGCGGCACTGGCCGAACTGGGGGGAGCCGACGGCATCACCATTCACCTGCGCGAAGATCGCCGGCACATCTTGGATCGTGACCTGCGGCTGCTGCGCGAAACGGTGGCCGTGAAGTTGAATCTCGAGCTGGCCTGCGACGATGAGATCGTGGGGATCGCCTGCCAGTTCGTGCCGCCGCAGGCCACGCTGGTGCCCGAGCGCCGCGAAGAGGTGACCACCGAGGGGGGGCTCGACGTGGTCGGCCAGCGGGCGCGGGTCGAGCGCGCGGTGGGGCGCTTGCGCGACGCGGGCATCGAAGCCAGCTTGTTTCTCGATCCCGATCTGAAGCAGATTGAAGCGGCCCGCGCCGTCGGGGCCGATGCCGTCGAGTTGCACACGGGCGCCTACGCGCTCGCGCCACCTGGAGCGGCGCAGCAAGAAGAACTGGCAGCCCTGCAGACGGCGGCCAAGGCGATCCTCGATGCCGGCCTGACGTTGCACGCCGGGCATGGCTTGACGTACCGCAACGTGAAGCCGATCGCGGCGATTCCCGGCATGGGCGAGCTGAACATCGGGCACAGCATCATCGCGCGCGCCATCATGGTCGGTCTGCGCGATGCCGTCCGCGAGATGAAGGCGCTCATTTCCTAG
- a CDS encoding amidohydrolase family protein, with translation MELLARRFDNGQLVRLRLEEGKIAEVSESRVPANTTIPPWVSPGWVDIQVNGYDGQEFSSLALTPALVARIVRRHYEFGVTRLCPTLTTEGFDVLAHGLRTIAAACEADAAIAASVPGIHVEGPYIAREDGPRGAHPLAHCRPPCWDEFSRLQEAAGGRIRLLTLSPEYEEAPEFIRRAVASGVVISIGHTGADSTQIRAAVDAGATLSTHLGNGAHRQLRRHPNYLWDQMAEDRLSASLIVDGHHLPAEVVKSMVRAKTPERIILVSDESGLAGLPPGRYPSSGCELEILPDGKLVIAGQDQLLAGASAPLGVGIANVIRFAGVSLATAVDMATTHPARLLGLWQGKLEAGAPADLVLFDFDERGESSEPAKLEVRGTLRGGELVYGKSTTNGESARHGTVGCEYRSRGDGAPGAPHQ, from the coding sequence ATGGAATTGCTGGCTCGACGTTTCGACAACGGACAACTCGTACGCTTGCGTCTCGAAGAGGGCAAGATTGCCGAGGTGTCGGAGAGCCGCGTGCCGGCGAACACCACGATTCCCCCCTGGGTGTCGCCAGGTTGGGTCGACATCCAAGTGAACGGTTACGACGGCCAGGAGTTCAGCTCGCTGGCCCTCACGCCCGCGTTGGTCGCGCGCATCGTGCGGCGTCACTATGAATTCGGCGTGACGCGGCTTTGTCCCACGCTGACCACCGAAGGCTTCGACGTGCTTGCGCACGGCCTGCGGACGATCGCCGCTGCTTGCGAGGCCGACGCGGCCATCGCCGCGAGCGTGCCGGGCATTCACGTCGAGGGACCCTACATCGCGCGCGAGGATGGTCCGCGCGGGGCGCATCCGCTGGCGCATTGCCGGCCCCCCTGCTGGGATGAATTCTCTCGACTGCAGGAGGCCGCCGGCGGACGCATTCGCCTGCTCACGTTGTCGCCCGAGTATGAAGAGGCGCCGGAGTTCATTCGTCGGGCGGTGGCTAGCGGCGTGGTGATCTCGATCGGGCACACGGGGGCCGACTCGACGCAAATTCGCGCCGCGGTCGATGCCGGAGCAACCCTGTCGACTCACTTGGGCAACGGCGCGCATCGCCAGTTGCGGCGGCATCCCAACTACCTCTGGGATCAAATGGCCGAAGATCGCCTGTCGGCCAGCCTGATCGTCGACGGGCATCATCTTCCCGCCGAGGTGGTGAAGTCGATGGTCAGGGCGAAGACCCCCGAGCGCATCATCCTGGTGAGCGACGAGTCGGGGCTCGCCGGTTTGCCCCCGGGGCGATATCCTTCCAGCGGTTGCGAGCTGGAGATCCTGCCCGATGGCAAGCTCGTGATCGCCGGCCAGGATCAACTGCTGGCGGGGGCCTCGGCGCCGTTGGGCGTGGGAATCGCGAACGTGATCCGCTTTGCCGGTGTCTCGTTGGCGACGGCGGTCGACATGGCCACCACGCACCCGGCTCGCTTGCTGGGGCTGTGGCAGGGAAAACTCGAAGCGGGGGCCCCGGCCGATCTCGTGCTGTTCGATTTCGACGAGCGGGGGGAGTCGAGCGAGCCAGCGAAACTTGAAGTACGGGGGACGCTTCGCGGGGGTGAGCTCGTCTACGGCAAATCGACGACTAACGGAGAAAGCGCACGGCATGGCACTGTTGGGTGTGAATATCGATCACGTGGCGACGGTGCGCCAGGCGCGCCGCACCAATGA
- a CDS encoding DUF1569 domain-containing protein yields the protein MATAPHRAADKPVVARRKLHFNSFDEVLAEAERLNAGTYQTLGNWTLPRAVGHLGQAMIGCVDGTPFFVPWWMRLAGRVYFRRRLLREFPSGFKLPRRAEAKLVPQEELSFDEGMQRLRAGLARLAETDHRIPHPLIGKLSVDQWNTFHLRHAELHLSFFVPE from the coding sequence ATGGCGACAGCTCCTCATAGGGCCGCGGACAAGCCGGTCGTCGCGCGGCGCAAGTTGCACTTCAACAGCTTTGACGAGGTGCTTGCCGAGGCCGAGCGGTTGAATGCTGGCACGTACCAGACTTTGGGCAACTGGACGCTGCCGCGTGCGGTGGGACACCTGGGCCAGGCCATGATCGGCTGCGTCGATGGCACCCCCTTCTTCGTTCCTTGGTGGATGCGACTCGCCGGCCGGGTGTACTTCCGGCGACGCCTGTTGCGAGAATTTCCCTCCGGCTTCAAGTTGCCGCGGCGGGCCGAAGCCAAGCTCGTGCCGCAGGAAGAGCTCTCGTTCGACGAAGGGATGCAGCGCCTGCGGGCCGGCCTGGCGCGACTGGCCGAGACCGATCACCGCATCCCACACCCGCTCATCGGCAAACTCTCCGTCGACCAGTGGAACACGTTTCATCTGCGGCACGCCGAGCTGCATCTGAGCTTCTTCGTGCCGGAGTGA
- a CDS encoding calmodulin-binding protein, whose protein sequence is MNRRTFLAACGALLIAGVFSVSSAQAQNAYGRTWSRTYNTQDWQRFYHYPYVYYPQNFWGPDYYKSSDDLYYRYPQEMRIPVYNKQWHNEYPQARRYHTGHHFILDTY, encoded by the coding sequence ATGAATCGCCGGACCTTTCTCGCCGCGTGCGGCGCCCTGCTCATCGCCGGGGTCTTCAGCGTCTCGTCGGCCCAGGCTCAAAACGCCTACGGCCGCACGTGGAGTCGCACCTACAACACCCAGGACTGGCAGCGCTTCTACCACTACCCGTACGTCTACTATCCCCAGAACTTCTGGGGACCGGACTACTACAAGAGCTCCGACGACTTGTACTACCGCTATCCGCAAGAAATGCGGATCCCGGTCTACAACAAGCAGTGGCACAACGAGTATCCGCAGGCGCGGCGCTACCACACCGGCCACCACTTCATTCTCGATACGTACTAA
- a CDS encoding M20 family metallopeptidase — MPLDLVQTLSELVATPSVNPMGRPVSGPEFFEYQMTDYLERLFDRLGLRWERQPLEPKRENIIARLDGEIPPEQGGQLIMFEAHQDTVPVDGMTIEPWTPTVRDGRLYGRGSCDIKGGMAAMLVAVSRLAEESPAGRPTILMACSVNEEHGYSGAVDLARLWKDGAKSIIPRQPDAAVVAEPTNLKVVVAHKGTLRWRCHTAGRAAHSSQPQLGENAIYRMSKVIAALETYARDVTPTLARHPLCGGVTLSVGTIRGGLSVNTVPDACTIELDRRLVPGDDSRQARQHVIDFIANYPGVDFEVRHDPPFMDGATLSEGANERLAVALSAVAREHFGAGDRIGVPYGTDASKLAAAGVPSVVFGPGSIDQAHTCDEWVELDEVARASEVLYQFGRRGL; from the coding sequence ATGCCTCTTGATCTGGTGCAAACGCTGTCCGAACTGGTCGCCACGCCGAGCGTCAATCCGATGGGGCGGCCGGTCTCGGGCCCCGAGTTCTTCGAGTACCAGATGACCGATTACCTGGAGCGGCTCTTCGACCGTTTGGGGCTGCGCTGGGAACGGCAGCCGCTGGAGCCGAAGCGCGAGAACATCATCGCCCGGCTCGACGGCGAGATTCCGCCCGAGCAGGGGGGACAGCTCATCATGTTCGAGGCGCACCAGGACACGGTGCCCGTCGATGGGATGACGATCGAACCTTGGACCCCCACGGTTCGTGATGGTCGCCTGTATGGGCGTGGGTCGTGCGATATCAAGGGAGGCATGGCGGCGATGCTGGTGGCGGTCTCGCGGCTGGCCGAGGAATCGCCCGCCGGCCGACCGACGATTCTCATGGCTTGCTCGGTGAACGAAGAGCACGGCTACAGTGGCGCGGTCGACTTGGCGCGGCTGTGGAAGGATGGCGCCAAGTCGATCATTCCGCGCCAACCCGATGCCGCGGTTGTGGCGGAACCGACCAACTTGAAAGTGGTGGTCGCGCACAAGGGGACGCTGCGCTGGAGGTGCCACACCGCGGGGCGCGCGGCGCACAGCTCGCAACCGCAACTGGGCGAGAATGCCATCTACCGCATGAGCAAGGTCATCGCCGCGCTCGAGACCTACGCCCGCGACGTGACGCCGACGCTCGCGCGGCATCCATTGTGCGGCGGAGTGACGTTGAGTGTCGGTACGATCCGTGGTGGGCTGAGCGTGAACACGGTGCCCGACGCCTGCACGATCGAGCTCGATCGACGCCTTGTGCCGGGAGACGACAGTCGTCAGGCGCGGCAACACGTGATCGATTTCATCGCCAATTATCCGGGGGTCGATTTCGAGGTGCGGCACGATCCGCCCTTCATGGATGGCGCCACGCTCTCCGAGGGGGCGAACGAGCGGCTCGCCGTGGCGCTGTCGGCCGTGGCCCGCGAACATTTCGGCGCCGGCGATCGCATCGGCGTGCCGTATGGCACCGATGCCTCGAAGCTGGCGGCGGCGGGTGTGCCGTCGGTCGTGTTCGGGCCTGGTTCGATCGATCAGGCCCACACGTGCGACGAGTGGGTCGAGCTGGACGAGGTGGCCCGCGCGAGCGAGGTGCTCTACCAGTTTGGTCGCCGCGGGCTGTAG
- a CDS encoding DUF1549 domain-containing protein — protein MSRHRGRRTWVAAVAIGAAALLGLALVSSSRADEPEKLSEGMKIVSLEVWPERIDLAHPFAYAQLLVTGRLETGEAVDATRMATFTSSSDLLAIDARGLARPQADGAGELTVAVGGLTAQVPVTVSGQADEFHPSFVRHVMPQMSKLGCNMGTCHGADKGKNGFKLSLRGYDPLFDHRALVDDLAGRRFNRVAPDQSLMLLKPSGGVPHQGGVLTKPGEPAYELLRQWIADGVTLDLDSPRVTSIEIRPQDPQLPLPGMRQQMAVVATYSDGTTRDVSAEAFVETSLGEVVEVDKQGLATAVRRGEAALLARYEGRYAATTVTVMGDRTGFVWQEVPEHNYVDTRVYEKLKRVKIQPSELCTDAEFLRRVYLDLMGLAPEPAEIRAFLADSRPTREKRDAVIDRLVGSPEFVAHWSNKWSDLLQVNRTFLTEKGAWALRDWIRRAVAHNMPYDQFAKTVLTASGSTFENPAASYMRVLREPELAMENSTQLFLGVRFNCNKCHDHPFERWTQDQYYDLAAYFVQVGRKPGLVPGDEVIFDMQGGEEMHPRTGQPVAPQFPYAHADVAPDGLPRREQFAYWATSIENPYFATSYVNRLFSYLLGIGIIEPVDDIRAGNPPTNPALLEQLTDDFITSGFDTQHLLKTITKSRVYQHSLATNRWNDDDKINYSHAMARRLPAETLYDTVQRATGAPIKLPGLPAGQLATQLPDSHVSLPGGFLDLFGRPPRESACECERSSGVVLGQALNLVNGPTVADAIASQENRISRLVASEPENTRLVEELFLAILCRPPTEAEIATGTEAIREAEDRLTGAQDLAWALINSPAFLFNH, from the coding sequence ATGTCCCGACACCGAGGACGCCGTACGTGGGTAGCCGCCGTCGCGATCGGCGCTGCGGCCCTGCTGGGCCTTGCGTTGGTCTCGTCGTCGCGCGCCGACGAGCCGGAGAAGCTGTCCGAGGGGATGAAGATCGTCTCGCTCGAGGTATGGCCCGAACGGATCGATCTGGCCCATCCCTTCGCCTACGCGCAATTGTTGGTGACGGGGCGGCTCGAGACGGGCGAAGCGGTCGACGCCACGAGGATGGCCACGTTCACGTCCTCCTCCGATTTGCTGGCGATCGACGCGCGCGGTCTGGCACGTCCGCAGGCCGACGGCGCAGGAGAGCTCACGGTCGCCGTCGGCGGCTTGACCGCCCAGGTGCCGGTGACCGTGTCGGGCCAGGCCGACGAGTTTCATCCCAGCTTCGTGCGACACGTGATGCCGCAGATGTCGAAGCTCGGCTGCAACATGGGCACCTGCCACGGCGCCGACAAGGGGAAGAACGGCTTCAAGCTTTCGCTCCGCGGGTACGACCCGTTGTTCGATCATCGCGCGCTGGTCGACGATCTGGCCGGCCGCCGCTTCAACCGCGTGGCGCCCGATCAAAGCCTGATGTTGCTCAAGCCATCGGGGGGCGTGCCGCATCAGGGGGGCGTATTGACGAAGCCGGGCGAGCCCGCCTACGAATTGCTGCGGCAGTGGATCGCCGATGGCGTGACGCTCGATCTCGATAGTCCGCGCGTGACGTCAATCGAGATTCGTCCGCAGGATCCGCAACTGCCCCTTCCCGGCATGCGCCAGCAGATGGCGGTCGTGGCCACCTACAGCGACGGCACGACGCGTGACGTCTCGGCCGAGGCCTTCGTCGAAACCAGTTTGGGGGAAGTCGTTGAAGTGGACAAGCAAGGTTTGGCCACGGCGGTGCGTCGGGGCGAGGCGGCCCTGTTGGCCCGCTACGAAGGACGCTATGCCGCCACAACCGTCACGGTGATGGGAGACCGCACCGGATTCGTCTGGCAAGAGGTGCCCGAACACAACTACGTCGATACGCGCGTCTACGAGAAGTTGAAGCGGGTCAAGATTCAACCGAGCGAACTTTGCACCGACGCGGAGTTTCTGCGGCGGGTGTATCTCGACCTGATGGGTTTGGCGCCAGAGCCGGCCGAGATTCGTGCCTTTCTGGCCGACAGCCGTCCCACGCGCGAGAAGCGCGACGCGGTGATCGACCGCCTCGTCGGCAGCCCCGAGTTTGTGGCCCACTGGTCGAACAAATGGTCCGACCTGTTGCAGGTGAACCGCACCTTCCTCACGGAGAAGGGGGCCTGGGCCCTGCGCGACTGGATCCGCCGCGCCGTGGCGCACAACATGCCCTACGACCAGTTCGCCAAGACGGTGCTCACGGCGAGCGGCTCGACGTTCGAGAATCCGGCCGCCAGCTACATGCGCGTGCTGCGCGAGCCGGAGCTGGCGATGGAGAATTCGACGCAGTTGTTTCTCGGCGTGCGCTTCAACTGCAACAAGTGCCACGACCATCCCTTCGAGCGTTGGACGCAGGATCAGTATTACGATCTGGCGGCTTACTTCGTGCAGGTGGGGCGCAAGCCGGGGCTGGTGCCCGGCGATGAGGTGATCTTCGATATGCAGGGGGGCGAGGAGATGCATCCGCGCACCGGGCAGCCCGTCGCACCGCAGTTTCCCTACGCGCATGCCGACGTAGCGCCCGATGGGCTGCCGCGCCGCGAGCAGTTCGCCTATTGGGCCACGTCGATAGAGAACCCCTACTTCGCCACGAGCTACGTGAACCGACTGTTCAGCTACCTGCTGGGTATCGGCATCATCGAGCCGGTGGATGACATTCGCGCGGGCAATCCGCCGACGAATCCCGCGCTGCTCGAGCAACTGACCGACGACTTCATCACCAGCGGCTTCGACACCCAGCACCTGCTGAAGACGATCACCAAGTCGCGCGTTTATCAGCATTCGCTGGCCACGAATCGCTGGAACGACGACGACAAGATCAACTACTCGCACGCCATGGCAAGGCGGCTGCCGGCCGAGACGTTGTACGACACCGTGCAGCGCGCCACGGGCGCGCCGATCAAGCTGCCGGGCCTGCCCGCCGGCCAGCTTGCCACGCAACTCCCCGACTCGCACGTTTCGCTGCCGGGGGGCTTCCTCGACCTCTTCGGCCGCCCCCCGCGAGAAAGCGCCTGCGAGTGCGAACGCTCGAGCGGCGTCGTGCTGGGGCAGGCGTTGAACCTGGTGAATGGGCCCACGGTGGCCGATGCGATCGCGAGCCAGGAAAACCGTATCTCGCGACTCGTGGCGAGCGAGCCGGAGAACACGCGGCTCGTCGAAGAGCTGTTCCTGGCGATCCTCTGCCGTCCGCCGACCGAGGCGGAAATCGCCACCGGCACCGAGGCCATTCGCGAGGCGGAAGATCGACTCACCGGCGCGCAGGATCTGGCCTGGGCACTCATCAACAGCCCGGCGTTCTTGTTCAACCACTAG
- a CDS encoding PD40 domain-containing protein, which translates to MPCTAFRGPLCTLIIALAGAVSVLAEDAPAPAQPAAEAPPKVSYYREVRPILVENCQGCHQPARPEGGLVLTGVAGMLKGGDSEEPAINVETPDESLLLVQIIPTDGMALMPKGKPPLRADQIELVRRWIAEGGVDDTPDSVRDTIDAAHPPQYQKAPVVTSLDYSPDGSLLAVSGHHEVLLHKADGSELVARLVGLSERIESVKFSPDGKRLAVTGGSPARFGEVQIWDVESRKLLLAVNYTFDTLAGCSWSPDGKLLAFACTDNAIRAIDSTTGAQVLYQGAHTDWALDTAFSTDASHVVSVSRDGAMKLTEVVTERFVDNITSITPGALKGGLISVDRRPGQDELLTGGSDGQPKLYKMYRTEKRVIGDDFNLLRNYESMPGRIYAVAFNADGSRFAVGSSSDGTGEVRVHQTDDGAVVSRFAGIRGPVYAVAFRPDGAAVASAGFDGLVRFNDPATGSLVSEFVPVPISTEPVASVSAP; encoded by the coding sequence ATGCCTTGCACTGCCTTCCGCGGCCCCCTTTGCACGCTGATCATCGCCTTGGCCGGCGCCGTTTCGGTCCTGGCCGAAGACGCCCCCGCCCCGGCTCAGCCTGCCGCCGAGGCACCACCCAAGGTCAGCTATTACCGCGAGGTGCGGCCCATCCTGGTCGAAAACTGCCAGGGCTGCCATCAGCCGGCGCGCCCCGAGGGTGGGCTCGTCCTGACGGGCGTCGCCGGCATGCTCAAAGGAGGCGACAGCGAAGAGCCGGCCATCAACGTCGAGACGCCGGACGAAAGCCTGCTGCTGGTGCAGATCATTCCGACGGATGGCATGGCGCTGATGCCGAAGGGCAAGCCGCCACTGCGTGCCGATCAGATCGAGTTGGTCCGCCGCTGGATCGCCGAAGGGGGCGTGGACGACACGCCCGACTCGGTTCGCGACACGATCGACGCCGCGCATCCGCCGCAGTATCAGAAGGCGCCGGTCGTCACGTCGCTCGACTACTCGCCCGACGGCTCGCTGTTGGCCGTCTCCGGACATCACGAGGTCTTGCTGCACAAGGCCGATGGTTCGGAACTGGTCGCGCGGCTGGTCGGTCTTTCGGAACGCATCGAATCAGTAAAATTTTCGCCGGACGGCAAGCGACTGGCGGTGACAGGTGGCTCGCCGGCCCGCTTCGGCGAGGTGCAGATCTGGGACGTCGAGTCGCGCAAGCTGTTGTTAGCCGTCAATTACACCTTCGATACGCTCGCCGGCTGTAGCTGGTCACCCGACGGCAAGCTCTTGGCGTTCGCCTGTACCGATAACGCCATCCGCGCGATCGATTCGACGACCGGCGCGCAGGTGTTGTATCAAGGGGCTCACACCGATTGGGCGCTCGATACCGCTTTCTCGACCGACGCCTCGCACGTCGTCTCCGTCAGTCGCGACGGTGCGATGAAGCTCACCGAAGTGGTGACGGAGCGCTTCGTAGACAATATCACGAGCATCACGCCTGGGGCGCTCAAGGGTGGCTTGATCTCGGTCGATCGCCGCCCCGGCCAGGACGAGTTGCTCACCGGGGGATCGGACGGCCAGCCGAAGCTTTACAAGATGTACCGCACCGAGAAGCGCGTCATCGGCGACGATTTCAATCTGCTGCGCAACTACGAAAGCATGCCGGGACGTATCTACGCCGTGGCGTTCAACGCCGATGGCAGCCGCTTTGCTGTCGGCAGCAGCAGCGACGGCACGGGCGAGGTCCGCGTCCACCAGACCGACGACGGGGCGGTCGTGTCGCGCTTTGCCGGCATCCGGGGACCGGTCTACGCCGTGGCGTTTCGCCCCGACGGCGCCGCCGTGGCCTCAGCCGGCTTCGATGGCCTGGTGCGTTTCAACGATCCCGCGACGGGATCGCTGGTGTCCGAGTTTGTGCCCGTTCCGATTTCGACCGAGCCCGTGGCGAGCGTGAGCGCTCCGTAA
- a CDS encoding redoxin domain-containing protein, whose translation MRLQGLRYLAVAAALLAVLAVLAGTTATARAAEETRIGTEIKDFKLDDFHGNEHILSDFDDSKLLVVAFVGVECPLAKLYAPRLEELSKEFSDKGVAFVMIDSNQQDSITELSAFARIHGVTFPVLKDLDNVVADQFGAVRTPEVFVLDENRAIRYRGRVDDQYGLGSSSGYARPEVKRRDLGIAIEELLEGRAVSEPVTEAVGCFIGRVSRVTPHGDVTYANQIARIFQNRCIECHREGEVAPFTLKDYDEIVGWAPTIREVVSDGRMPPWFADPAHGEFKNDARLTDEEKQQIFTWIDNGCPEGDKADLPEPRHFTDGWKIPEPDAVFYMADEAYDVPAEGVVEYQYFEVDLGFTEDKWIRVAEARPGNRAVVHHIICFVQPPGGKASGFSENRSGLAGYAPGMPPASFPEGVAMFVKAGSKLIFQLHYTPNGSPQQDRSYVGMCFIDAKDVKKKASGGVAGNLGFKIPPGDNNYEVKAKRKFRRDTLLVSMTPHMHLRGKSFRYEATYPDGTTEVLLDVPKYDFNWQLRYDLTQPKLLPQGTVVHTTAHFDNSEENLANPDPTAEVRFGDQTWEEMMFGFMTTLDPNQDLQKEPLSAESEDDAEATRLDDQAAVN comes from the coding sequence ATGCGACTTCAGGGATTGCGTTACCTCGCGGTGGCTGCCGCGCTGCTGGCAGTGCTGGCAGTGCTGGCGGGGACCACGGCGACCGCTCGTGCCGCCGAGGAAACCCGGATCGGTACCGAGATCAAGGATTTCAAGCTCGACGACTTCCACGGCAACGAACACATCCTGTCCGATTTCGATGACAGCAAGCTGCTGGTCGTCGCTTTCGTCGGGGTGGAGTGCCCGTTGGCCAAGCTCTATGCCCCGCGTCTCGAAGAGCTCTCCAAGGAGTTCTCGGACAAGGGGGTGGCCTTCGTGATGATCGACTCGAATCAGCAAGATTCGATCACCGAGCTATCGGCCTTCGCTCGCATCCACGGTGTGACGTTCCCGGTGCTCAAGGATCTCGACAACGTGGTGGCCGATCAGTTCGGCGCCGTCCGCACGCCCGAAGTGTTCGTGCTCGATGAAAACCGGGCGATCCGTTACCGCGGCCGCGTCGACGATCAATATGGTCTCGGCTCGAGCAGCGGTTATGCCCGACCGGAAGTAAAGCGCCGCGACCTGGGCATCGCGATCGAGGAGTTGCTCGAGGGTCGCGCCGTGAGCGAGCCGGTGACCGAGGCGGTGGGCTGCTTCATCGGCCGCGTCTCGCGCGTCACGCCGCACGGCGACGTCACGTATGCGAATCAGATCGCGCGGATCTTCCAGAACCGTTGCATCGAATGCCATCGCGAGGGGGAAGTCGCCCCCTTCACGCTGAAAGACTATGACGAGATCGTCGGCTGGGCCCCCACGATCCGCGAGGTGGTGAGCGACGGCCGCATGCCGCCGTGGTTCGCCGACCCCGCGCACGGCGAGTTCAAGAACGACGCACGCCTCACTGACGAGGAGAAGCAGCAGATCTTCACCTGGATCGACAACGGCTGCCCCGAGGGAGACAAGGCCGACTTGCCCGAGCCGCGTCACTTCACAGACGGCTGGAAAATTCCCGAGCCCGATGCCGTGTTCTACATGGCGGACGAGGCCTACGACGTGCCGGCCGAAGGAGTGGTCGAGTATCAATATTTCGAGGTCGATCTGGGCTTCACCGAAGACAAGTGGATCCGCGTCGCCGAGGCCCGGCCGGGCAATCGCGCCGTGGTCCACCACATCATCTGTTTCGTGCAGCCCCCGGGGGGCAAGGCCAGCGGCTTCAGCGAGAACCGTAGCGGTCTGGCCGGCTATGCTCCCGGCATGCCACCGGCGAGCTTCCCCGAGGGAGTGGCGATGTTCGTGAAGGCGGGCTCGAAGCTCATCTTCCAATTGCACTACACCCCCAACGGCAGCCCGCAACAGGATCGCAGCTACGTCGGCATGTGCTTCATCGATGCGAAGGATGTGAAGAAAAAAGCTTCTGGCGGCGTGGCGGGCAACCTGGGCTTCAAGATTCCGCCCGGCGACAACAACTACGAGGTCAAGGCGAAGCGGAAGTTCCGCCGCGATACGCTGCTCGTGAGCATGACCCCCCACATGCACCTGCGTGGCAAGTCGTTCCGCTACGAGGCCACCTATCCGGACGGCACGACCGAAGTCCTGCTCGACGTGCCCAAGTACGATTTCAACTGGCAACTGCGCTACGACCTGACCCAACCGAAGTTGCTGCCGCAGGGGACGGTCGTTCACACGACGGCCCACTTCGACAACTCGGAAGAAAACCTGGCGAATCCTGATCCCACGGCGGAAGTCCGCTTCGGCGATCAAACGTGGGAAGAAATGATGTTCGGCTTCATGACGACGCTCGATCCGAACCAGGATCTGCAAAAGGAGCCCCTTTCGGCCGAGAGTGAAGACGACGCCGAGGCGACGCGCCTCGACGACCAGGCTGCGGTGAACTGA